The following coding sequences lie in one Flavobacterium cyclinae genomic window:
- a CDS encoding ABC transporter ATP-binding protein, producing the protein MLSVQNITFSYNEIPNLHAISLQLPKGRNLALIGESGCGKSTLLKLIYGLYDLNEGQIFWNDIEVLGPKYHLIPGMPFMKYLAQDFDLMPYITVAENVGKYLSNFFPEDKKARIAELLEIVEMTAFADVKAKLLSGGQMQRVALARVLALEPEVLLLDEPFSHIDNFRKNSLRRKLFGYLKEKEITCIVATHDSTDVLSFADEVVIIKEGKIVASGIPKDIYENPNHKYVASLFGDVNEIEIEGELKFVYPHELKATVNSDFKVEVLNSYFRGSHYLMEAKYQNQIVFFEHDFEIEKGKTVSLEFSKSN; encoded by the coding sequence ATGCTGTCGGTTCAAAATATTACTTTTTCTTATAACGAAATTCCAAATTTACATGCGATTTCTTTACAATTGCCAAAAGGTAGAAATTTGGCTTTAATAGGAGAAAGTGGTTGTGGAAAAAGTACGTTATTAAAATTGATTTATGGATTGTATGACTTAAATGAAGGGCAAATTTTTTGGAATGATATAGAAGTGTTGGGTCCAAAATATCATTTAATTCCAGGGATGCCTTTCATGAAATATTTGGCTCAAGATTTCGATTTGATGCCTTATATTACAGTTGCTGAAAATGTAGGGAAGTACCTATCTAATTTTTTTCCAGAAGATAAAAAAGCAAGAATAGCAGAACTCCTTGAAATTGTTGAAATGACAGCATTTGCAGATGTGAAGGCAAAATTATTAAGTGGTGGACAAATGCAACGCGTCGCCTTAGCTCGAGTTTTGGCTTTAGAACCTGAAGTTTTATTGTTAGACGAACCTTTTAGTCATATTGATAATTTTAGAAAAAATAGTTTAAGACGTAAACTATTTGGTTATTTAAAAGAAAAAGAAATTACGTGTATAGTGGCCACGCATGACAGTACAGATGTGTTATCTTTTGCTGACGAAGTAGTGATCATAAAAGAAGGTAAAATTGTAGCAAGTGGTATTCCAAAAGATATTTATGAGAATCCAAATCATAAATATGTAGCCTCATTATTTGGTGATGTTAACGAAATTGAAATTGAAGGAGAATTGAAATTTGTTTATCCGCATGAATTAAAAGCAACAGTAAATTCTGATTTTAAGGTTGAGGTTTTAAATTCTTATTTCAGAGGAAGTCATTATTTAATGGAAGCTAAGTATCAAAATCAAATTGTTTTTTTTGAACATGATTTTGAAATAGAAAAAGGGAAGACAGTTTCATTAGAATTTTCAAAATCTAATTAA
- the htpG gene encoding molecular chaperone HtpG — protein MASGKINVSVENIFPLIKKFLYSDHEIFLRELVSNATDATLKLKHLTSIGEAKVEYGNPKIEVKIDKEAKKLHIIDQGLGMTAEEVEKYINQIAFSGAEEFLEKYKDSAKDSGVIGHFGLGFYSAFMVASKVEIITKSYKDEPAAHWTCDGSPEFTLTSHDKTERGTEIILHIAEDSVEFLEEFKIRELLTKYNKFMPIPIKFGTKKEALPKPEDAPEDYKTEYVDVDNIINNPNPAWTKQPSDLSEEDYKNFYRELYPMQFDEPLFNIHLNVDYPFNLTGILYFPKLSADLQIQKDKIQLYQNQVFVTDNVEGIVPEFLMMLKGVVDSPDIPLNVSRSYLQADGNVKKISNYITRKVADKLKSLFNENREDFQQKWNDIKVVLEYGMLSEPKFYEKAGDFVLYPTTEDKYYTLAELKEALKDNQTDKNGKLVVLYASNKDAQHSYIDIAKEKGYQVLLLDSPIVSHLIQKLEADNENLTFARVDADHIDKLIQKEEETISKLSDDEKEKLKSSIETVVPKENYTVQLENLDSNAAPFIITQPEFMRRMKEMSATGGGGMFGMGNFPDMYNLVVNTNSELATTILNSPEDAQKDLVKQALDLAKLSQGLLKGEELTAFVKRSFETLK, from the coding sequence ATGGCATCAGGAAAAATTAATGTTTCAGTTGAAAACATCTTTCCCTTAATCAAAAAATTCTTGTACAGTGATCACGAAATTTTCTTACGTGAATTAGTTTCGAATGCAACAGACGCTACTTTAAAATTAAAACATCTAACCAGCATTGGGGAAGCAAAAGTGGAGTATGGAAATCCTAAAATTGAAGTAAAAATTGATAAAGAAGCTAAAAAACTTCATATTATTGACCAAGGTTTAGGAATGACGGCGGAAGAAGTTGAAAAATACATCAATCAAATCGCTTTCTCTGGTGCAGAAGAATTCTTAGAAAAATATAAAGATTCTGCCAAAGATTCAGGTGTAATTGGACACTTTGGATTAGGATTTTACTCGGCTTTCATGGTAGCTTCTAAAGTAGAAATCATTACTAAATCATACAAAGACGAACCGGCAGCACATTGGACATGTGATGGAAGTCCAGAATTTACTTTAACTTCTCATGACAAAACAGAAAGAGGTACCGAAATTATCCTTCACATTGCAGAAGATTCAGTAGAGTTTTTAGAAGAATTCAAAATTCGTGAATTGTTGACCAAATACAACAAATTCATGCCAATTCCGATTAAATTTGGAACTAAAAAAGAAGCGCTTCCAAAACCAGAAGACGCTCCAGAAGATTACAAAACAGAATACGTTGACGTAGATAACATTATTAATAATCCAAATCCGGCTTGGACCAAACAACCGAGTGATTTATCAGAAGAGGATTATAAAAATTTCTATCGCGAATTGTACCCAATGCAATTTGACGAACCATTATTTAACATTCACTTAAATGTGGATTATCCGTTCAATTTGACTGGAATTTTATATTTTCCAAAATTATCTGCCGATTTACAAATTCAGAAAGACAAAATCCAATTGTACCAAAATCAGGTTTTTGTAACTGATAATGTAGAAGGAATTGTTCCTGAATTCTTAATGATGTTAAAAGGTGTAGTAGATTCACCAGACATTCCATTAAACGTATCGCGTTCGTACTTACAAGCCGATGGCAATGTAAAGAAAATTTCGAACTACATCACTCGTAAAGTTGCAGATAAATTGAAATCACTATTCAACGAAAACCGCGAAGATTTCCAACAAAAATGGAACGACATCAAAGTAGTTTTAGAATACGGAATGCTTTCGGAACCAAAATTCTATGAAAAAGCAGGCGATTTCGTTTTATATCCAACAACAGAAGACAAATATTACACGTTAGCCGAATTAAAAGAAGCATTAAAAGACAACCAAACCGACAAAAACGGAAAATTAGTAGTGCTTTATGCCTCTAACAAAGATGCACAACACAGCTACATTGATATCGCAAAAGAAAAAGGTTATCAAGTGTTATTGTTAGATTCACCAATTGTGTCGCATTTGATTCAAAAATTAGAAGCGGATAATGAGAATCTAACGTTTGCTCGTGTAGATGCAGATCATATTGATAAATTAATTCAGAAAGAAGAAGAAACAATTTCTAAATTATCGGATGACGAAAAAGAAAAACTGAAATCGTCTATTGAAACAGTAGTTCCAAAAGAAAACTACACAGTACAATTAGAAAACTTAGATAGCAATGCAGCACCATTCATTATTACCCAACCCGAATTCATGCGTAGAATGAAAGAAATGAGCGCAACTGGCGGTGGTGGAATGTTTGGCATGGGTAACTTCCCAGATATGTATAATTTGGTTGTAAACACGAATTCAGAATTAGCGACTACTATATTAAACAGCCCAGAAGACGCACAAAAAGACTTGGTAAAACAAGCTTTAGATTTAGCAAAACTTTCTCAAGGTTTATTGAAAGGAGAAGAGTTAACGGCATTTGTAAAGAGAAGTTTTGAGACGTTGAAGTAG